From the Sebastes fasciatus isolate fSebFas1 chromosome 3, fSebFas1.pri, whole genome shotgun sequence genome, one window contains:
- the socs7 gene encoding suppressor of cytokine signaling 7 isoform X1, translating into MMNNAQQQDILSPDFVLMRLVSAAEDDRLLDRENGNLQPGGGGMGTGTGIGLGKEVLGLSGLEISRDPTAGLEHLNKATPSSDCTAAPDIGTGPGTGTGGPESRTPLSPPPPPQSPLQAPGFSPGLRPQLLLFSSILRTADGMLELDLDRPHRNQPRDALGLGLDQQSLPGSGCSGPAAVNNNTLRPGVVLQPDRTAELQDSAELCGRNRLIRTPPDWPLMSDRSNPLMVDSKWGCASRDRDREGAVLELARRFGELGVGSVPKMLLKAGECACQGGAHRPAGGGPEPGEDPTETSDALLVLEGLGSGDVSGLDLDQDLDQDPEDEDGRREFLLNRKREIVQKMSGSFSISSFQEQLRRQVEETHLGGQVTHLGGQVCSLHGGTGTGTPSSRLSGDSQVVSQVSATSQSHTPVQNSPWTTSPNLSQVSTPSRRRGGADRSPTGWPGSGSGSGSGGDKTLKVPVKSKKGSLKIRLSKLFRTKSCSGSNHLLDKRPSVSYSVSSAGSLLDMASSPGAEDADSHSQPRLTRAHSAFSPASLAASLSAFTGETVSLVDVDISRRGANTPHPPTPPPPPRRSLSLLDDIAGPQPGPFLVSVMGASLQSLPLPLPPPPLPSHATIQHSLSLNDAFLRALPHSTPSPADAAPPSRQAPPPMLCALRRSEASNFTASLRELEKCGWYWGPMNWEDAEMKLKGKPDGSFLVRDSSDPRYILSLSFRSQGVTHHTRMEHYRGTFSLWCHPKFEDRCHSVVEFIERAIMHSKNGKFLYFLRSRVPGLPPTPVQLLYPVSRFSNVKSLQHLCRFCIRQMVRIDHIQELPLPRPLISYLSKFYYYDPEEETYLSIKSIRRAVGADQQAESQT; encoded by the exons ATGATGAACAACGCGCAGCAGCAGGATATTCTGTCGCCTGACTTCGTGTTGATGCGTCTGGTGTCCGCGGCCGAGGACGACCGGCTGCTGGACCGGGAGAACGGGAACCTGCAGCCGGGCGGAGGAGGGATGGGGACCGGTACCGGTATCGGGCTGGGGAAGGAGGTGCTGGGTCTGTCGGGGCTGGAGATCAGCAGAGATCCGACTGCAGGCCTCGAGCATCTGAACAAAGCGACGCCGAGCAGCGACTGCACGGCTGCACCTGACATCGGAACCGGGCCCGGTACCGGTACCGGAGGTCCGGAGAGCCGAACCCCGCTgagccctcctcctcccccgcaGAGCCCCCTGCAGGCCCCGGGCTTCAGCCCCGGCCTCCGGCCTCAGCTGCTGCTCTTCTCCAGCATCCTGCGCACCGCAGACGGGATGCTGGAGCTGGACCTGGACCGGCCCCATCGGAACCAGCCCAGGGATGCTCTGGGTCTGGGTTTGGACCAGCAGAGCCTCCCTGGGTCCGGCTGCTCCGGCCCGGCTGCTGTCAACAACAACACCCTGAGACCCGGAGTCGTTCTGCAGCCGGACCGGACCGCAGAGCTGCAGGATTCTGCGGAGCTCTGCGGTCGGAACCGGCTCATCAGAACCCCCCCAGACTGGCCCTTAATGTCGGACAGATCCAACCCGCTCATGGTGGACTCTAAGTGGGGCTGCGCCTCCAGGGACCGGGACCGGGAGGGAGCCGTGTTGGAGCTGGCCCGGAGGTTCGGAGAGCTGGGGGTCGGCTCGGTTCCGAAGATGCTGCTGAAAGCCGGAGAGTGCGCGTGTCAGGGGGGGGCACACAGACCGGCAGGAGGAGGACCAGAACCCGGGGAGGACCCCACAGAGACCAGCGATGCTCTGCTGGTTCTGGAGGGGCTGGGCAGCGGGGATGTATCCGGACTGGACCTGGACCAGGACCTGGACCAGGACCCAGAGGACGAGGACGGACGCAGAGAGTTTCTACTCAACAGGAAAAGAGAAATAGTCCAGAAGATGTCCGGGTCTTTCTCCATCAGCAGCTTCCAGGAGCAGCTGAGGAGGCAGGTGGAGGAGACTCACCTGGGCGGACAGGTGACTCACCTGGGCGGACAGGTGTGCAGCCTGCACGGCGGCACCGGGACCGGGACTCCATCCAGCCGGCTCTCCGGAGACTCCCAGGTGGTCTCTCAGGTGTCAGCCAcgtcacagtcacacacacctgTCCAGAACTCACCGTGGACCACCAGCCCGAACCTGAGCCAGGTGTCGACCCCCAGCAGGAGGCGTGGTGGAGCGGACCGGTCACCCACCGGCTGGCccgggtccgggtccgggtccgggtccggCGGGGACAAGACGCTCAAAGTCCCGGTGAAGTCCAAAAAGGGCTCGTTGAAGATCCGCCTCAGTAAACTGTTCCGGACTAAAAGCTGCAGCGGTTCCAACCACCTGCTGGACAAGAGACCCTCCGTGTCCTACTCGGTGTCTTCTGCCGGCAGTCTGTTGGACATGGCGAGCTCACCTGGAGCTGAGGACGCAGACAG CCACAGCCAGCCCAGACTGACCCGGGCCCACAGTGCCTTCTCCCCTGCCTCCCTCGctgcctccctctctgcttTCACCG GTGAGACCGTTTCTCTGGTGGATGTGGATATTTCACGGCGAGGGGCGAACACGCCACACCCTCccacgcctcctcctcctccacgccgaagtctcagtttgttag ATGACATAGCCGGACCTCAGCCGGGTCCTTTCCTAGTGAGCGTTATGGGCGCCTCCCTGCAGTCCCTCCCcctgcctctccctcctcctcctcttccctcccacGCCACCATCCAGCACAGTCTCAGCCTCAACG ACGCCTTCCTCCGGGCCCTCCCTCATTCCACCCCGTCACCGGCTGATGCTGCGCCCCCTTCCAGACAAGCTCCGCCCCCCATGTTGTGCGCCCTGCGGCGGTCTGAAGCCAGCAACTTCACCGCcagtctgagagagctggagaag TGCGGCTGGTACTGGGGTCCGATGAACTGGGAGGACGCGGAGATGAAGCTGAAGGGGAAACCGGACGGATCCTTCCTGGTCCGAGACAGCTCGGACCCCCGATACATCCTGAGCCTCAGCTTCAGGTCGCAGGGAGTCACCCACCACACACGCATGGAGCACTACCgag GGACGTTCAGCTTGTGGTGTCACCCCAAGTTTGAGGATCGCTGCCACTCGGTGGTGGAGTTCATCGAGAGAGCCATCATGCACTCCAAGAACGGCAAATTCCTCTACTTCCTGCGCTCCAGAGTCCCAG ggcTTCCTCCCACCCCGGTCCAGCTGCTGTATCCTGTATCTCGCTTCAGCAACGTGAAGTCACTACAACATCTCTGTCGCTTCTGCATCCGTCAGATGGTCCGCATCGACCACATCCAGGAGCTTCCACTGCCCAG ACCGCTAATATCCTACCTGAGTAAGTTTTATTACTACGACCCCGAGGAGGAGACGTACCTGTCAATCAAGAGCATCCGGAGGGCGGTGGGAGCAGATCAACAGGCCGAGTCGCAGACGTAG
- the socs7 gene encoding suppressor of cytokine signaling 7 isoform X2, protein MMNNAQQQDILSPDFVLMRLVSAAEDDRLLDRENGNLQPGGGGMGTGTGIGLGKEVLGLSGLEISRDPTAGLEHLNKATPSSDCTAAPDIGTGPGTGTGGPESRTPLSPPPPPQSPLQAPGFSPGLRPQLLLFSSILRTADGMLELDLDRPHRNQPRDALGLGLDQQSLPGSGCSGPAAVNNNTLRPGVVLQPDRTAELQDSAELCGRNRLIRTPPDWPLMSDRSNPLMVDSKWGCASRDRDREGAVLELARRFGELGVGSVPKMLLKAGECACQGGAHRPAGGGPEPGEDPTETSDALLVLEGLGSGDVSGLDLDQDLDQDPEDEDGRREFLLNRKREIVQKMSGSFSISSFQEQLRRQVEETHLGGQVTHLGGQVCSLHGGTGTGTPSSRLSGDSQVVSQVSATSQSHTPVQNSPWTTSPNLSQVSTPSRRRGGADRSPTGWPGSGSGSGSGGDKTLKVPVKSKKGSLKIRLSKLFRTKSCSGSNHLLDKRPSVSYSVSSAGSLLDMASSPGAEDADSHSQPRLTRAHSAFSPASLAASLSAFTGETVSLVDVDISRRGANTPHPPTPPPPPRRSLSLLDAFLRALPHSTPSPADAAPPSRQAPPPMLCALRRSEASNFTASLRELEKCGWYWGPMNWEDAEMKLKGKPDGSFLVRDSSDPRYILSLSFRSQGVTHHTRMEHYRGTFSLWCHPKFEDRCHSVVEFIERAIMHSKNGKFLYFLRSRVPGLPPTPVQLLYPVSRFSNVKSLQHLCRFCIRQMVRIDHIQELPLPRPLISYLSKFYYYDPEEETYLSIKSIRRAVGADQQAESQT, encoded by the exons ATGATGAACAACGCGCAGCAGCAGGATATTCTGTCGCCTGACTTCGTGTTGATGCGTCTGGTGTCCGCGGCCGAGGACGACCGGCTGCTGGACCGGGAGAACGGGAACCTGCAGCCGGGCGGAGGAGGGATGGGGACCGGTACCGGTATCGGGCTGGGGAAGGAGGTGCTGGGTCTGTCGGGGCTGGAGATCAGCAGAGATCCGACTGCAGGCCTCGAGCATCTGAACAAAGCGACGCCGAGCAGCGACTGCACGGCTGCACCTGACATCGGAACCGGGCCCGGTACCGGTACCGGAGGTCCGGAGAGCCGAACCCCGCTgagccctcctcctcccccgcaGAGCCCCCTGCAGGCCCCGGGCTTCAGCCCCGGCCTCCGGCCTCAGCTGCTGCTCTTCTCCAGCATCCTGCGCACCGCAGACGGGATGCTGGAGCTGGACCTGGACCGGCCCCATCGGAACCAGCCCAGGGATGCTCTGGGTCTGGGTTTGGACCAGCAGAGCCTCCCTGGGTCCGGCTGCTCCGGCCCGGCTGCTGTCAACAACAACACCCTGAGACCCGGAGTCGTTCTGCAGCCGGACCGGACCGCAGAGCTGCAGGATTCTGCGGAGCTCTGCGGTCGGAACCGGCTCATCAGAACCCCCCCAGACTGGCCCTTAATGTCGGACAGATCCAACCCGCTCATGGTGGACTCTAAGTGGGGCTGCGCCTCCAGGGACCGGGACCGGGAGGGAGCCGTGTTGGAGCTGGCCCGGAGGTTCGGAGAGCTGGGGGTCGGCTCGGTTCCGAAGATGCTGCTGAAAGCCGGAGAGTGCGCGTGTCAGGGGGGGGCACACAGACCGGCAGGAGGAGGACCAGAACCCGGGGAGGACCCCACAGAGACCAGCGATGCTCTGCTGGTTCTGGAGGGGCTGGGCAGCGGGGATGTATCCGGACTGGACCTGGACCAGGACCTGGACCAGGACCCAGAGGACGAGGACGGACGCAGAGAGTTTCTACTCAACAGGAAAAGAGAAATAGTCCAGAAGATGTCCGGGTCTTTCTCCATCAGCAGCTTCCAGGAGCAGCTGAGGAGGCAGGTGGAGGAGACTCACCTGGGCGGACAGGTGACTCACCTGGGCGGACAGGTGTGCAGCCTGCACGGCGGCACCGGGACCGGGACTCCATCCAGCCGGCTCTCCGGAGACTCCCAGGTGGTCTCTCAGGTGTCAGCCAcgtcacagtcacacacacctgTCCAGAACTCACCGTGGACCACCAGCCCGAACCTGAGCCAGGTGTCGACCCCCAGCAGGAGGCGTGGTGGAGCGGACCGGTCACCCACCGGCTGGCccgggtccgggtccgggtccgggtccggCGGGGACAAGACGCTCAAAGTCCCGGTGAAGTCCAAAAAGGGCTCGTTGAAGATCCGCCTCAGTAAACTGTTCCGGACTAAAAGCTGCAGCGGTTCCAACCACCTGCTGGACAAGAGACCCTCCGTGTCCTACTCGGTGTCTTCTGCCGGCAGTCTGTTGGACATGGCGAGCTCACCTGGAGCTGAGGACGCAGACAG CCACAGCCAGCCCAGACTGACCCGGGCCCACAGTGCCTTCTCCCCTGCCTCCCTCGctgcctccctctctgcttTCACCG GTGAGACCGTTTCTCTGGTGGATGTGGATATTTCACGGCGAGGGGCGAACACGCCACACCCTCccacgcctcctcctcctccacgccgaagtctcagtttgttag ACGCCTTCCTCCGGGCCCTCCCTCATTCCACCCCGTCACCGGCTGATGCTGCGCCCCCTTCCAGACAAGCTCCGCCCCCCATGTTGTGCGCCCTGCGGCGGTCTGAAGCCAGCAACTTCACCGCcagtctgagagagctggagaag TGCGGCTGGTACTGGGGTCCGATGAACTGGGAGGACGCGGAGATGAAGCTGAAGGGGAAACCGGACGGATCCTTCCTGGTCCGAGACAGCTCGGACCCCCGATACATCCTGAGCCTCAGCTTCAGGTCGCAGGGAGTCACCCACCACACACGCATGGAGCACTACCgag GGACGTTCAGCTTGTGGTGTCACCCCAAGTTTGAGGATCGCTGCCACTCGGTGGTGGAGTTCATCGAGAGAGCCATCATGCACTCCAAGAACGGCAAATTCCTCTACTTCCTGCGCTCCAGAGTCCCAG ggcTTCCTCCCACCCCGGTCCAGCTGCTGTATCCTGTATCTCGCTTCAGCAACGTGAAGTCACTACAACATCTCTGTCGCTTCTGCATCCGTCAGATGGTCCGCATCGACCACATCCAGGAGCTTCCACTGCCCAG ACCGCTAATATCCTACCTGAGTAAGTTTTATTACTACGACCCCGAGGAGGAGACGTACCTGTCAATCAAGAGCATCCGGAGGGCGGTGGGAGCAGATCAACAGGCCGAGTCGCAGACGTAG